One genomic region from Pyrinomonadaceae bacterium encodes:
- a CDS encoding Ku protein: MAGKKATKKRQSADDESQARSARPFWSGTLTFGLVSVPVDLYPGTRTNRAPLRMLGPDGQPLSRRYFSQKTEKDLEDDEMIRGYEFDKEKYVPVTDEELERLAPDSSRDIDLRRFVDLQSIPPLYFDRSYFLVPSEGSEKAYRLLTATMENEGLAGIATFVMRGKEYLVTIFPENEIMRAETMRFPDEIRSVKEIDLPEKKKVPAATVKKFENFIAKHSDKRLSLKELKDEKTAQLLKLVEKKRKQHKDVVEVEETERDEGKVVDLMEVLKKSLARKRKAA; encoded by the coding sequence ATGGCAGGTAAGAAAGCAACAAAGAAACGCCAGAGCGCTGACGATGAATCTCAAGCTCGTTCCGCGCGGCCATTCTGGTCAGGCACGTTGACGTTTGGCTTAGTCAGTGTCCCGGTTGATCTCTACCCCGGCACGCGCACTAACCGTGCGCCGCTGCGGATGCTTGGGCCAGACGGCCAACCGCTTTCGCGTCGCTATTTCTCGCAAAAGACCGAGAAGGATCTTGAAGACGATGAAATGATTCGCGGCTATGAATTCGACAAAGAGAAATACGTTCCGGTGACCGACGAAGAACTGGAACGGCTTGCGCCAGACAGCAGCCGCGACATCGACTTGCGACGATTCGTCGATTTGCAGTCGATTCCTCCGCTGTACTTTGACCGTTCATACTTTCTTGTTCCATCTGAAGGCTCTGAGAAGGCCTATAGGCTGCTAACTGCCACGATGGAGAATGAAGGCCTCGCCGGCATCGCGACTTTCGTAATGCGCGGCAAGGAATACCTGGTGACCATATTTCCTGAGAATGAAATCATGCGCGCTGAGACGATGCGCTTTCCGGACGAAATCCGATCGGTAAAAGAAATTGATCTGCCCGAAAAGAAGAAGGTGCCGGCGGCGACCGTGAAGAAGTTCGAGAACTTCATTGCCAAACACTCAGACAAGCGCCTATCATTGAAAGAACTTAAAGACGAAAAGACTGCGCAACTACTCAAGCTCGTCGAGAAGAAACGCAAACAGCACAAGGACGTCGTCGAAGTCGAAGAGACCGAACGCGACGAAGGGAAAGTCGTTGACTTGATGGAAGTGTTGAAGAAGAGCCTCGCCAGAAAACGTAAGGCGGCCTAA
- a CDS encoding lmo0937 family membrane protein, with protein MLWTILVIILILWLVGFLAKVGGGLVHLLLVIALVVLVIQLVTGRRAV; from the coding sequence ATGTTGTGGACGATTCTAGTGATCATCCTGATTCTGTGGTTGGTTGGCTTCCTGGCTAAGGTTGGCGGTGGCTTGGTGCACCTGCTATTGGTCATCGCGCTCGTCGTGCTGGTCATTCAGCTGGTAACCGGCCGGCGCGCAGTTTAG